In Roseomonas fluvialis, one genomic interval encodes:
- a CDS encoding molybdopterin-binding protein, with translation MTGLRSLTVLDEATALLLAGIAAVAPRSLPLAEAVGCVLAVPLEATAPAPPCAVARWDGWAIAAADTLGAGPYAPAVLSVPPRLLQPGDALPPGTDAVLPLPELVREGPFAQVLDAVAPGSGVRWPGEDAAAGTLLRAAGERLSPLDLPVLAALGVTEVAVRRPRLGWLAIGDEIMADGGRDTLFATCAALAQAAGAALLRLPPAPDDAAAIAGALRAGAEVCDLLLAVGGTGDGAGDVTAAGLREAGRLALHGIGARPGTTAGFGEVALRPVVLLPGSPGDAPAAWLLLVRPALDALTGAVPTPPLRARLARKVTSTVGLVELAPLRRLADGRAEPLATGALPLHALASGAVLILPAASEGAEAGTEITITLFWPDP, from the coding sequence ATGACCGGGCTGCGCAGCCTGACCGTGCTAGACGAGGCCACCGCGCTGCTACTGGCCGGCATCGCGGCCGTCGCACCGCGCAGCCTGCCGCTGGCCGAGGCCGTGGGTTGCGTGCTCGCTGTACCGCTCGAGGCGACCGCACCCGCGCCGCCCTGCGCGGTGGCGCGGTGGGATGGCTGGGCCATCGCGGCGGCCGATACGCTCGGCGCCGGGCCCTACGCGCCGGCGGTGCTGTCCGTGCCGCCGCGTCTGCTGCAGCCCGGCGATGCGCTGCCGCCTGGCACCGATGCCGTGCTGCCACTGCCCGAGCTGGTGCGGGAGGGTCCCTTCGCGCAGGTGCTGGACGCGGTGGCCCCTGGCAGCGGCGTGCGATGGCCGGGCGAGGACGCCGCGGCCGGCACGCTGCTGCGCGCGGCCGGGGAACGGCTTTCGCCGCTCGACCTGCCGGTGCTGGCCGCACTGGGTGTGACCGAGGTCGCGGTGCGTCGGCCCCGCCTCGGTTGGCTCGCGATTGGCGACGAGATCATGGCCGATGGCGGGCGCGATACGCTGTTCGCAACCTGTGCGGCGCTGGCGCAGGCGGCCGGGGCGGCGCTGCTTCGCCTGCCGCCCGCGCCCGACGATGCCGCAGCTATCGCCGGTGCGCTCCGCGCCGGCGCCGAGGTATGCGACCTCCTGCTGGCCGTGGGCGGCACCGGGGACGGCGCGGGCGACGTCACGGCGGCGGGGCTGCGCGAAGCGGGCAGGCTCGCGCTGCATGGCATCGGCGCGCGCCCCGGCACGACGGCGGGTTTTGGCGAAGTGGCCCTCCGGCCCGTGGTCCTGCTGCCCGGCTCGCCGGGCGATGCGCCGGCCGCCTGGCTGCTGCTGGTGCGGCCGGCGCTGGATGCGCTCACGGGTGCCGTGCCGACGCCGCCGCTGCGGGCACGGCTTGCGCGCAAGGTCACCTCGACGGTCGGCCTGGTCGAACTCGCGCCGCTGCGCCGTCTCGCAGATGGCCGCGCCGAGCCGCTGGCCACCGGCGCGCTGCCGCTGCACGCGCTCGCAAGCGGCGCGGTGCTGATCCTGCCTGCGGCCTCCGAGGGCGCGGAGGCGGGTACCGAGATCACCATCACGCTGTTCTGGCCCGACCCATGA